One genomic window of Augochlora pura isolate Apur16 chromosome 5, APUR_v2.2.1, whole genome shotgun sequence includes the following:
- the LOC144469634 gene encoding apoptosis-resistant E3 ubiquitin protein ligase 1 isoform X4, with product MPDKNPAYRNGQRVSHLFADEISSIGMSLRPSGSAPSGISSLASCGDVDALPQLPAHDEERLQRAARQLLQRLVLLEWLQDHGLHNYYQKLMQMEVMSLEDVYWVEDNAARQALGKDLPRWREARQTLPTSKEDLETLKADLWSAVVKNSQHQHAWTWGGMLVVSVSMAGLVILAAMTQPALAPEAKRTLLQYVTGKYLLPRNCLVHFKWNEPQLVGETMTFTVKFYQRNGQPYPICDKDNLIVDVTEGSRRVATLIELGGTDPMDANTAVVKFTVRHAGQYRIAVLIGTCHVRGSPFLKSFLPGPPDPNKTIFVRQSSTVVCTAGFPHSMTIEPRDEYDNLCIFGPGDKPTEGYRVNITQIGNTVDKSGVTNCSVQLDYDSPNQRIRVKVSFPKSGCYHATVSLSGLQLHNGDFDIIALENDVARMVHTNVASKDPDICYAAKLLGMQGERFSKPRKVVCFISPKQLTIKEYLLKIIPKRLVTFRLCPSTKFHFNCSSSQYEGYDSFSIDDGCQPPVELISLYRDIIAATFTLFLLKNIGGSETFADKQDFFYHEVRKHHQKHYHEKLSMKVQRDKLLESSMKVTKGFSVSDWCRNFEITFQGEQGVDWGGVRREWFELICAALFDPGNGLFACFGESPQALVHPNNKRPSHLKLKHYEFAGRIVGKCLFESSLGGFYRQLVRARFTRSFLAQIIGLRVHYKYFEQDDPDLYLSKIKYILENDVEEMELYFVEEEYDNDGQLLKVAELIPGGSKIRVVNETKLRYLDALAQHRLASSIRNEVEYFLRGLNELIPDNLLGIFDENELELLLCGTGEYSVADLRAHHIANGSSPEFLRVLDWFWTAVSNFTQEEMARLLQFTTGCSQLPPGGFQQLNPRFQITAAPTFANLPTAHTCFNQLCLPDYECYDHFEKALLLAISEGTEGFGMS from the exons ATGCCGGACAAAAATCCCGCCTACCGGAATGGACAGCGCGTCAGTCATCTGTTTGCCGACGAGATATCGTCGATCGGCATGTCGCTGCGGCCCAGCGGCAGCGCACCTTCCG GGATCTCGTCCCTGGCGAGTTgcggcgacgtcgacgcgcTGCCGCAGCTTCCGGCGCACGATGAGGAACGCCTTCAACGCGCCGCACGCCAGCTGCTGCAGAGGCTGGTCCTACTCGAGTGGCTGCAGGACCATGGCCTCCACAACTATTATCAAAA GCTGATGCAGATGGAGGTGATGTCTTTGGAGGACGTCTACTGGGTGGAAGACAACGCGGCGCGGCAAGCTCTTGGCAAGGACTTGCCGCGATGGAGGGAAGCCAGGCAGACGCTACCCACGTCCAAGGAGGACTTGGAGACGCTAAAGGCGGATTTGTGGAGCGCCGTGGTCAAAAACAGTCAACACCAACACGCGTGGACATGGG GCGGAATGTTGGTCGTCTCCGTGTCTATGGCGGGCCTGGTGATCCTGGCAGCAATGACCCAGCCAGCCTTGGCGCCGGAAGCGAAGCGCACCCTGCTACAGTACGTCACCGGCAAGTATCTGCTGCCGAGAAACTGTCTGGTCCACTTCAAGTGGAACGAGCCGCAGCTGGTAGGCGAGACGATGACCTTCACCGTCAAG TTTTACCAACGAAACGGCCAGCCGTATCCGATCTGCGACAAAGACAACTTGATAGTTGACGTGACAGAGGGCTCGCGGAGAGTCGCGACTCTGATAGAGCTGGGAGGCACCGACCCGATGGATGCGAATACCGCAGTCGTCAAGTTCACCGTCCGCCATGCTGGACAATACCGTATAGCTGTGCTGATAGGCACCTGCCACGTGCGAGGCAGTCCGTTTCTTAAAAGTTTCCTACCCG GCCCGCCGGACCCAAATAAAACCATCTTCGTACGACAAAGTTCCACGGTGGTTTGTACGGCCGGATTCCCCCATAGCATGACTATAGAGCCGCGGGACGAGTACGACAATTTGTGCATATTCGGGCCCGGCGACAAGCCCACCGAAGGTTACAGAGTCAACATTACTCAG ATCGGCAACACGGTGGACAAGTCAGGCGTGACCAATTGCAGCGTGCAGCTAGACTACGACTCTCCGAATCAGAGGATCCGCGTTAAAGTCAGCTTTCCGAAGAGCGGCTGCTACCACGCTACCGTCAGCTTGTCCGGCCTACAGCTGCACAACGGCGACTTCGACATCATCGCGCTCGAGA ATGATGTCGCGAGGATGGTGCACACGAACGTGGCCTCGAAGGACCCGGACATCTGCTATGCGGCGAAACTGTTGGGTATGCAGGGCGAGCGGTTCTCCAAGCCGAGAAAGGTGGTTTGCTTCATCTCGCCCAAACAGCTCACCATCAAAGAGTATCTGTTGAAGATCATACCGAAGAGGCTTGTCACCTTCAGGCTCTGCCCGTCGACCAAG TTCCACTTTAATTGTTCGAGCAGCCAATACGAAGGCTACGACTCGTTCTCGATCGACGACGGATGCCAGCCACcggtcgaattaatttctctctACAGAGACATCATAGCTGCTACCTTCACCTTGTTTCTGCTCAAGAACATCGGTGGGAGCGAGACGTTCGCCGACAAGCAAGACTTCTTTTACCACGAGGTGCGGAAACACCATCAGAAGCACTACCACGAGAAGCTCTCGATGAAGGTCCAGCGTGACAAGCTTCTAGAATCG TCCATGAAAGTCACCAAGGGCTTCTCCGTGAGCGACTGGTGCAGAAACTTCGAGATCACTTTCCAAGGTGAACAGGGCGTCGACTGGGGCGGAGTCAGGCGAGAATGGTTCGAGTTGATCTGCGCCGCGCTGTTCGATCCCGGAAACGGGTTGTTCGCTTGTTTCGGAGAGTCGCCGCAAGCCTTGGTCCATCCCAACAATAAGAGGCCGTCGCATCTAAAGCTGAAACATTACGAGTTCGCCGGTCGCATTGTCGGCAAATGCCTTTTCGAGTCCTCCCTGGGTGGTTTCTATCGTCAATTGGTACGCGCCAGATTCACCAGGTCCTTCCTTGCGCAGATTATCGGCCTCCGAGTCCATTACAAG TATTTCGAACAAGACGACCCAGACCTCTACCTGAGCAAGATCAAGTACATCCTCGAGAACGACGTGGAAGAGATGGAGTTATACTTTGTTGAGGAGGAATACGACAACGACGGTCAATTATTGAAGGTAGCAGAGTTAATACCGGGTGGCAGTAAGATCCGTGTGGTCAACGAGACGAAGCTACGGTATCTGGACGCTCTGGCGCAGCACAGACTCGCCAGTTCCATCAGGAACGAGGTCGAGTACTTCCTGCGCGGACTGAACGAACTGATCCCTGACAATCTGCTGGGCATCTTCGACGAGAACGAGCTCGAG CTGCTGCTCTGTGGAACCGGCGAGTATAGCGTGGCAGATTTACGGGCACACCACATCGCCAACGGAAGTTCCCCAGAGTTCCTGCGTGTTCTGGATTGGTTCTGGACCGCGGTCAGTAACTTTACACAAGAGGAAATGGCCCGGTTGCTGCAGTTCACCACAGGCTGCTCGCAATTACCGCCCGGCGGATTTCAACAGCTGAACCCGCGATTTCAGATCACAGCTGCACCGACTTTCGCTAACCTGCCTACGGCGCACACATG CTTCAATCAACTCTGCTTACCCGACTACGAGTGTTACGATCACTTCGAGAAAGCTCTGCTATTAGCGATCAGCGAGGGTACCGAAGGCTTTGGCATGTCCTAA